From the genome of Anopheles moucheti chromosome 3, idAnoMoucSN_F20_07, whole genome shotgun sequence, one region includes:
- the LOC128304743 gene encoding uncharacterized protein LOC128304743, translating to MKSIAALVAVMGAVVIAEAGYIAPYTELAHTVHDTGAYYDDHYASLAYAAPAYAAPYAAYYGNPSGTYSYWGSHGPTVVQENAASLPAPIHGAHPYAPYASLYGTYGPVKTTVVQENLASSLANHWGYPAAYGAYGHGYGYGYNKYLAGASPVTKYLL from the exons ATGAAG TCAATTGCTGCCCTTGTTGCTGTTATGGGCGCTGTGGTTATCGCCGAGGCAGGATACATTGCACCATACACAGAGCTTGCCCACACCGTACACGATACCGGTGCATACTACGACGATCACTATGCTTCGCTTGCATACGCAGCTCCAGCTTATGCAGCACCGTATGCCGCCTACTATGGCAACCCTTCCGGTACGTACAGTTACTGGGGCTCCCATGGACCGACGGTAGTGCAGGAAAACGCCGCCAGTCTGCCAGCTCCAATTCATGGAGCGCATCCGTACGCACCATACGCATCGCTTTACGGTACCTACGGACCGGTCAAGACGACCGTCGTGCAGGAAAACTTAGCCAGTAGCCTCGCGAATCATTGGGGTTATCCTGCAGCTTATGGTGCGTACGGCCATGGTTACGGTTATGGATACAATAAGTATCTTGCCGGTGCATCACCAGTTACCAAATATCTGCTGTAA
- the LOC128303891 gene encoding adult cuticle protein 1-like, whose translation MKCIVAAVAVIALAVAAEAGYPYAGYPYAGYGATVIQANAPAYPYAGYPYAHAAYPYAHAAAYPYAHAAAYPAAIAAYAAPHAAILAAPHGPAASVAHHAGVVPGATSVTATRGAVHVAPLPGHAISQKQLNLAPAPGTL comes from the exons ATGAAG TGCATCGTTGCCGCCGTTGCCGTCATCGCCCTGGCCGTCGCCGCTGAGGCTGGATATCCGTACGCTGGCTATCCTTACGCCGGATACGGAGCAACCGTCATCCAGGCCAATGCCCCGGCCTACCCATACGCCGGTTACCCGTACGCTCATGCTGCCTACCCGTATGCTCATGCCGCTGCCTACCCCTATGCTCATGCCGCTGCCTACCCCGCTGCCATTGCTGCCTATGCTGCACCGCacgccgccatcctggccgccccTCATGGCCCAGCCGCTTCGGTTGCCCATCATGCCGGTGTTGTCCCCGGAGCTACCTCCGTCACTGCTACCCGTGGTGCCGTCCATGTTGCTCCTCTGCCCGGCCATGCCATCTCGCAGAAGCAGCTGAACCTGGCCCCGGCTCCCGGAACTCTGTAA
- the LOC128305734 gene encoding glycine-rich protein-like — translation MKVFIASIALVLLAAANASYLPYGGGVVSSYVSGLPVTTSVAYPPYGVYGKSVGLPLVSKYAYPSVYDSYPLVNKVVSYSAPAKIVSYGGYGNGGYGYGNGYGYGAGYGFGYGKVFPSKYYL, via the exons ATGAAG GTTTTCATCGCATCGATCGCTCTGGTTCTGCTGGCCGCCGCCAATGCTTCCTATTTGCCGTACGGAGGTGGAGTTGTCAGCAGCTATGTTTCGGGCTTGCCAGTAACTACATCAGTCGCGTATCCACCCTACGGAGTGTACGGAAAATCGGTGGGTCTTCCGCTTGTCAGCAAGTATGCCTACCCCTCGGTGTACGACAGCTACCCACTAGTCAACAAAGTCGTGTCATATTCAGCCCCAGCTAAGATTGTGAGCTATGGCGGTTATGGTAATGGCGGTTATGGCTATGGCAACGGATACGGTTATGGCGCTGGCTACGGATTCGGTTATGGTAAGGTTTTCCCATCAAAGTACTACTTGTAA
- the LOC128304016 gene encoding adult cuticle protein 1-like — protein sequence MKVAIVAVVLALAVVSEAGVLPWGWPYAGLPAAVPVASWPPAAIHAAYPAFAPHAAIYAAPHAAILAAPHAPVASVAHHGGVVPGATSVTATRGAVHVAPLPGHAVSQQQLNLAPAPGTI from the exons ATGAAG GTCGccattgttgctgttgttcttgCTCTTGCCGTCGTTTCGGAGGCTGGTGTCCTGCCATGGGGCTGGCCATACGCTGGACTTCCTGCTGCTGTCCCCGTAGCTTCGTGGCCACCGGCAGCCATCCATGCCGCCTACCCGGCGTTCGCCCCTCATGCCGCCATCTATGCCGCTCCacatgccgccatcttggccgctccTCATGCTCCAGTTGCTTCGGTTGCTCACCATGGCGGTGTTGTTCCTGGGGCCACCTCCGTCACCGCTACCCGAGGTGCTGTGCATGTTGCCCCTCTGCCCGGACATGCCGTCTCCCAGCAACAGCTGAACCTGGCCCCGGCACCAGGAACCATCTAA
- the LOC128304110 gene encoding adult cuticle protein 1-like — protein MKCMVAAVILALAVVSEAGILPYAGWPYGHLAAPTVIQSNVLAHPYGAISHAAIHAAYAPHAAILAAPHAAIYAAPHAPILAAHHGPAASVAHHAGVVPGATSVTATRGAVHVAPLPGHAVSQQQLNLAPAPGTI, from the exons ATGAAG TGCATGGTAGCTGCAGTCATCTTGGCCCTCGCCGTCGTTTCGGAAGCCGGAATCCTGCCCTACGCCGGTTGGCCGTACGGCCATCTAGCGGCCCCGACCGTCATCCAGTCGAACGTGTTGGCCCATCCGTACGGTGCGATCTCGCATGCTGCCATCCACGCTGCCTATGCTCCgcatgccgccatcttggcagctcCACATGCCGCCATCTATGCCGCACCGCACGCACCCATCCTGGCCGCTCACCATGGTCCGGCTGCTTCGGTCGCCCACCATGCCGGTGTCGTTCCTGGAGCCACCTCCGTCACCGCTACCCGAGGTGCTGTGCATGTCGCCCCTCTGCCCGGACATGCCGTCTCCCAGCAACAGCTGAACCTGGCCCCGGCACCGGGAACGATCTAA